A genomic window from Blastococcus saxobsidens DD2 includes:
- a CDS encoding MFS transporter: protein MAAPQQIEPAVDVAGVQRRTVGVLSGGVALAGLGVTVGITAGGLLARDVAGTDSASGLGQTAGVLGAAVLAVPLARISDSAGRRTGLATGYGISVVGAVVTVLAAAASSLALLLVGLFLFGASTACGLQARYAAADLAAPDRRGRALSLVVWATTLGSVVGPNLAAPGAELGVALGLPALGGVFVVSAVVFAVVAVGILLLLRPDPLLLARRIGGGSRAPRPRRATWAALHVVWATPGGRLGLTAVVVAHSVMVGVMVMTPVHMGHAGGPDDAVLRLVGLVISVHVAGMYLFSPLVGVLADRIGASSVVALGGLLLLAAAAVAGTAAPAESVQLGVGLLLLGLGWSCGLIAGSALVTASVGAELRPTAQGGTDLLMGLGAALAGVVGGPLLAWGGFGLVSGVSAVLVVPLAVVWSWARFSARGSS from the coding sequence GTGGCAGCACCGCAGCAGATCGAGCCGGCGGTCGACGTCGCCGGCGTCCAGCGTCGTACCGTCGGCGTCCTGAGCGGCGGCGTGGCGCTGGCCGGGCTCGGCGTGACCGTCGGCATCACCGCCGGCGGGCTGCTCGCCCGCGACGTCGCCGGCACCGACAGCGCCTCGGGACTCGGCCAGACCGCCGGCGTGCTCGGCGCCGCGGTCCTCGCCGTGCCCCTGGCCCGGATCAGCGACTCCGCCGGCCGGCGCACCGGGCTCGCCACCGGCTACGGCATCAGCGTCGTCGGTGCGGTGGTCACCGTCCTGGCGGCGGCGGCCTCCTCCCTCGCGCTGCTGCTGGTGGGGCTGTTCCTCTTCGGGGCGTCGACGGCGTGCGGGCTGCAGGCCCGCTACGCCGCGGCCGACCTCGCGGCGCCCGACCGTCGCGGCCGGGCGCTCTCCCTGGTCGTCTGGGCCACCACCCTCGGATCCGTCGTGGGTCCCAACCTCGCCGCACCGGGCGCGGAGCTGGGCGTGGCGCTCGGGCTGCCGGCTCTCGGCGGGGTGTTCGTCGTCTCCGCCGTGGTGTTCGCGGTGGTCGCGGTGGGGATCCTGCTGCTCCTGCGGCCCGACCCCCTCCTGCTGGCCCGGCGGATCGGCGGGGGCAGCCGCGCGCCGCGGCCGCGCCGGGCCACGTGGGCAGCGCTGCACGTCGTGTGGGCGACCCCCGGCGGGCGCCTGGGCCTCACGGCCGTGGTCGTGGCCCACTCGGTGATGGTCGGCGTCATGGTGATGACGCCGGTGCACATGGGCCACGCCGGAGGTCCCGACGACGCGGTGCTCCGGCTGGTGGGCCTGGTCATCAGCGTGCACGTCGCCGGCATGTACCTGTTCTCGCCGTTGGTCGGCGTCCTCGCCGACCGGATCGGCGCATCCTCCGTCGTCGCGCTCGGCGGCCTGCTCCTGCTGGCCGCCGCCGCCGTGGCGGGCACGGCGGCGCCGGCGGAGTCGGTGCAACTGGGTGTCGGCCTGCTGCTCCTGGGCCTTGGCTGGTCGTGCGGGCTCATCGCCGGCTCGGCGCTGGTGACGGCGTCGGTGGGCGCGGAGCTGCGGCCGACCGCGCAGGGGGGGACCGACCTGCTCATGGGGCTGGGCGCGGCCCTCGCCGGGGTGGTCGGCGGCCCGTTGCTCGCGTGGGGCGGGTTCGGCCTGGTGTCCGGTGTCTCGGCCGTTCTGGTGGTACCGCTGGCCGTGGTGTGGTCGTGGGCGCGTTTCAGCGCCCGCGGTAGTTCCTGA